A window of the Acidobacteriota bacterium genome harbors these coding sequences:
- the hemC gene encoding hydroxymethylbilane synthase: MSLTKLRLATRGSALALWQANYVKSRLEALAGGLRVQIVPMKTSGDLIQDRALLEVGGKGLFVKEIQVALLEGRADLAIHSLKDYPAENPEALVLACVPQREDPRDALVLPQGSPLEALPRAARVGTGSLRRRHQALLLHPEWDVRGLRGNVETRLKKVDSGEIDAAVLAAAGLKRLGFGGRITRPFSVDEMIPAVGQGALAIEARRDDGAVLDLLRPLEDAPARLCVDAERRFLRGLGGSCTTPLGIHASIQGGRMVLRGFLSTVSGDRHIRDRAEGPASGGEALADSLLAVFMDRGAAALLSGA; encoded by the coding sequence GTGAGCCTCACGAAGCTCCGCCTGGCCACTCGGGGAAGCGCCCTGGCCCTGTGGCAGGCCAACTACGTGAAGTCCCGCCTCGAGGCCCTCGCCGGGGGCCTGCGCGTTCAGATTGTCCCCATGAAGACGAGCGGGGACCTGATCCAGGACCGCGCGCTCCTGGAGGTGGGCGGCAAGGGCCTCTTCGTGAAGGAGATCCAGGTGGCCCTCCTGGAGGGCCGGGCGGACCTGGCCATCCACAGCCTCAAGGACTACCCCGCCGAGAACCCCGAAGCCCTCGTCCTGGCGTGCGTCCCCCAGCGGGAGGACCCCCGCGACGCCCTCGTCCTGCCTCAGGGGAGCCCCCTGGAGGCCCTCCCCCGGGCGGCCCGCGTGGGCACCGGGAGCCTGAGGCGGCGCCACCAGGCCCTGCTCCTCCACCCGGAATGGGACGTGCGGGGCCTTCGCGGCAACGTGGAGACGCGCCTGAAGAAGGTGGATTCGGGGGAGATCGACGCCGCCGTCCTCGCCGCCGCCGGGCTCAAGCGGCTGGGCTTCGGGGGGCGCATCACCCGCCCGTTCTCGGTGGACGAGATGATCCCCGCCGTGGGCCAGGGGGCCCTGGCCATCGAAGCCCGGCGCGACGACGGTGCGGTGCTGGACCTCCTGCGCCCCCTGGAGGACGCTCCGGCCCGCCTGTGCGTGGACGCGGAGCGGCGCTTCCTGCGCGGCCTGGGCGGCTCCTGCACCACCCCCCTGGGGATCCACGCCTCCATCCAGGGCGGGCGCATGGTCCTCAGGGGCTTCCTCTCCACCGTGTCGGGAGACCGCCACATCCGGGACCGCGCCGAGGGGCCGGCCTCCGGTGGGGAGGCCCTGGCCGATTCCCTCCTGGCCGTCTTCATGGACCGGGGGGCCGCCGCCCTCCTCTCGGGAGCCTGA
- the hemA gene encoding glutamyl-tRNA reductase — protein sequence MSDLLLIGLNHTRAPVDVRECLAFADEEKGPFLRALAERGLAQGAVLLSTCNRVELYADVPEGADSGALLDLLESWRSPGRPFARDLFYVHRNREAVAHLFRVASGLDSMILGEPQIFGQVKDAYFLARDAGSVSAPLNLLFQKAFHVAKQVRTETGIGQRPVTVSYAAFNLARGIFADLSQKRILLLGAGEMSRIVATHFVDHGVQKVKVANRTLERAREFASAFGAEVVPWEDFPKALIHSDIVISSTGAPRPIILRAMAETVMKLRRWASLFLVDIAVPRDVEPEVGDLDGVYLYNIDSLQQVADEGLEERKGRAAEAEAMIASELDLYARFLEHRQLSEVIQGLMGWVGRIQEAEVEEAFRKLGPLTSKQQEVVRNAVRRTVHKVLHAPITQVKRLVLEEEAAQALQIFKQLFPAEGGDEREES from the coding sequence TTGAGCGACCTTCTGCTGATCGGTCTCAACCACACCCGGGCGCCCGTGGACGTGCGCGAATGCCTGGCCTTCGCCGACGAGGAGAAGGGGCCCTTCCTGAGGGCCCTGGCCGAACGGGGATTGGCCCAGGGGGCGGTTCTGCTCTCCACGTGCAACCGCGTGGAACTCTACGCGGACGTTCCCGAAGGCGCCGACTCCGGCGCCCTCCTGGACCTCCTCGAGTCCTGGCGGAGCCCTGGGCGCCCCTTCGCCCGGGACCTCTTTTACGTCCATCGGAACCGGGAGGCCGTGGCCCACCTCTTCCGCGTGGCCTCGGGGCTGGATTCCATGATCCTCGGCGAGCCGCAGATCTTCGGTCAGGTGAAGGACGCCTACTTCCTGGCCCGGGATGCGGGCTCCGTGAGCGCCCCCCTGAACCTCCTCTTCCAGAAGGCCTTCCACGTGGCCAAGCAGGTGCGGACGGAGACGGGCATCGGCCAGCGGCCCGTGACCGTTTCCTACGCGGCCTTCAACCTCGCCCGGGGGATCTTCGCCGACCTCTCCCAGAAGCGCATCCTCCTCCTCGGCGCGGGCGAGATGAGCCGCATCGTGGCGACCCACTTCGTGGACCACGGCGTCCAGAAGGTGAAGGTGGCCAACCGCACCCTGGAGCGAGCCCGGGAGTTCGCCTCGGCCTTCGGGGCCGAGGTCGTGCCCTGGGAGGACTTCCCCAAGGCCCTCATCCACAGCGACATCGTCATTTCCTCCACGGGAGCCCCCAGGCCCATCATCCTCCGCGCCATGGCGGAGACCGTCATGAAGCTGAGGCGCTGGGCCAGCCTCTTCCTGGTGGACATCGCCGTGCCGCGGGACGTGGAGCCCGAGGTGGGCGACCTGGACGGGGTCTACCTCTACAACATCGACTCCCTCCAGCAGGTGGCGGACGAGGGGCTGGAGGAGCGAAAGGGGCGGGCCGCCGAGGCCGAGGCCATGATCGCCTCGGAGCTCGACCTGTACGCCCGCTTCCTGGAGCACCGCCAGCTCTCGGAGGTGATCCAGGGGCTCATGGGCTGGGTGGGACGCATCCAGGAGGCGGAGGTGGAGGAGGCCTTCCGGAAGCTCGGGCCCCTCACCTCGAAACAGCAGGAGGTGGTGCGCAACGCCGTGCGCCGAACCGTCCACAAGGTGCTCCACGCACCCATCACCCAGGTCAAGCGCCTCGTCCTCGAGGAGGAGGCGGCCCAGGCCCTCCAGATCTTCAAACAGCTCTTTCCCGCCGAAGGCGGAGACGAGAGGGAGGAATCGTGA
- the ccsA gene encoding cytochrome c biogenesis protein CcsA, whose protein sequence is MTLFNVALLAYVVAMGMALLYGGFREKALWVATVLSAAAGFAFQTAGESRLWLASGVPPATNLHELFQLTAWAVMALYFLLYPLHRSRILTFFLMPLVTLCYVLGAAIPDTPVEVKPYFHTAWFAVHIFLLIFGIAFFFVSFLYATIFIMQDHSLRRRRAPSPLPLPSLEEAERWSTRLLLAGYPLFTLGIFSSVLYGLLHGERTEWRPGVLEGASVVAWLVLGFAIYGWISARVHPRRRSYLVVAGAAFSVLILLGILWH, encoded by the coding sequence ATGACGCTCTTCAACGTCGCGCTGTTGGCCTACGTGGTCGCCATGGGGATGGCCCTCCTCTACGGGGGGTTCAGGGAGAAGGCCCTCTGGGTGGCCACGGTCCTTTCGGCGGCCGCGGGCTTCGCCTTCCAGACCGCCGGCGAATCGCGCCTCTGGCTCGCCTCGGGGGTGCCTCCCGCCACGAACCTACACGAACTCTTCCAGCTGACCGCCTGGGCGGTGATGGCGCTCTATTTTCTCCTCTACCCCCTTCACCGAAGCCGGATTCTCACCTTCTTCCTCATGCCCCTGGTGACCCTTTGCTACGTGCTGGGGGCCGCCATCCCCGACACGCCCGTGGAGGTGAAGCCCTACTTCCACACGGCCTGGTTCGCGGTCCACATCTTTCTGCTCATCTTCGGCATCGCCTTCTTCTTCGTTTCCTTCCTCTACGCCACCATCTTCATCATGCAGGACCACAGCCTGCGGCGGCGCCGGGCGCCCTCCCCCCTGCCCCTTCCCTCGCTGGAGGAGGCGGAGCGGTGGAGCACGCGCCTCCTCCTGGCGGGGTATCCTCTCTTCACCCTCGGCATCTTCTCCTCCGTCCTCTACGGCCTCCTCCACGGGGAGCGCACCGAGTGGCGCCCCGGGGTTCTCGAGGGGGCGAGCGTGGTGGCCTGGCTGGTGCTCGGCTTCGCGATCTACGGCTGGATTTCGGCCCGGGTCCACCCCCGGCGGCGCTCCTACCTCGTGGTGGCGGGGGCGGCCTTTTCGGTCCTGATTCTCTTGGGGATCCTCTGGCATTGA
- the mnmA gene encoding tRNA 2-thiouridine(34) synthase MnmA, translating to MRRKILVAMSGGVDSSVAALLLLEAGWDVVGVTLRLYDSCASSVRKSCCGLEDACDARAVAKTLGIEHRTLEHQEAFERLVVEPFVQEYARGRTPNPCIRCNERVKFGTLWEYARQSGFSALATGHHARIVPVEGRPRLFRGRDADKDQSYVLFPLTEAQREGLALPVGELVKEEVRERARRAGLPTAEKAESQDICFVAEGNYAAFVESRLAAKDRRPGLIRHVDGRVLRSHDGIHRFTVGQRRGLGIPDAHPLYVVALDAGSGEVTVGPKAWAGARRFLAKDWTWHVPPEERPETARVQVRYHHEPLDARLLEGAEGVVVEFTDSTHPVTPGQAAVAYRGDAVVGGGWIAGRLP from the coding sequence ATGAGACGAAAAATCCTCGTGGCCATGTCCGGGGGGGTGGACTCCTCGGTGGCGGCGCTCCTCCTTCTCGAAGCCGGCTGGGACGTCGTGGGCGTGACGTTGCGCCTGTACGACTCGTGCGCGTCGTCTGTCCGGAAATCCTGCTGCGGACTGGAGGACGCCTGCGACGCCCGGGCGGTGGCGAAGACCCTCGGGATCGAACACCGCACCCTGGAGCACCAGGAGGCCTTCGAACGCCTCGTCGTGGAGCCCTTCGTGCAGGAGTACGCCCGGGGCCGAACCCCCAATCCCTGCATCCGGTGCAACGAGAGGGTGAAGTTCGGCACGCTTTGGGAGTACGCCCGACAGTCGGGCTTCTCGGCCCTCGCCACGGGCCACCACGCTCGCATCGTCCCCGTGGAGGGACGCCCGCGCCTGTTCCGGGGCCGGGATGCCGACAAGGACCAGTCCTACGTCCTCTTCCCCCTCACGGAGGCGCAGAGGGAGGGGCTGGCGCTGCCCGTCGGAGAACTCGTCAAGGAGGAGGTGCGGGAGCGGGCCCGCCGCGCGGGGCTGCCCACGGCGGAGAAGGCGGAGAGCCAGGACATCTGTTTCGTGGCGGAGGGGAACTACGCCGCCTTCGTGGAAAGCCGCCTGGCGGCGAAGGACAGGCGTCCGGGCCTCATCCGCCACGTGGACGGGAGGGTCCTCCGCTCCCACGACGGAATCCACCGCTTCACGGTGGGCCAGAGGCGGGGGCTGGGAATCCCCGACGCGCACCCCCTCTACGTGGTGGCCCTGGACGCCGGATCGGGGGAGGTCACCGTGGGCCCCAAGGCGTGGGCGGGGGCGCGGCGCTTTCTGGCGAAGGACTGGACCTGGCACGTCCCGCCGGAGGAGCGGCCGGAGACGGCGCGGGTCCAGGTGAGGTATCATCACGAGCCCCTGGACGCCCGTCTCCTGGAAGGGGCGGAAGGGGTGGTGGTAGAATTTACCGATTCCACCCACCCCGTGACGCCCGGGCAGGCGGCGGTGGCCTACCGGGGCGACGCGGTCGTCGGCGGCGGCTGGATCGCCGGGAGACTCCCATGA